In one Brevibacillus choshinensis genomic region, the following are encoded:
- a CDS encoding ABC transporter permease has translation MRQYLLKSLLQIIPVLFLISVIVFVLVYCTGDPVSLMLSDTATDEDRRILIAALGLDQPLYVQYFTFIGHLLQGDFGNSFRYDMPALPIVMERLPATFELAFAAMLVATVISIPLGILSATKRNSFLDVLFSGSSVLGKAMPHFWLGIMLILLFAVELKVLPVSGRGTVAHLVLPAFTLGTGIAAEMTRLIRSSMLEILNQDYIRTARSKGLLETIVVYKHALRNSMIPVVTIMALQTSTLIGGTLITETIFSWPGMGQLIIQAVNTRDMAIVQAAVFVVAFLVIISNLLADILYRVLDPRIKYN, from the coding sequence ATGAGGCAGTACTTGCTGAAATCTTTGCTCCAGATCATCCCTGTCCTTTTTTTGATCTCAGTGATTGTGTTCGTGCTCGTTTACTGTACAGGAGATCCTGTCTCCCTGATGCTGTCTGATACGGCAACAGACGAGGACCGGAGAATTTTGATTGCTGCGCTCGGACTGGATCAGCCTTTGTACGTCCAATACTTCACCTTCATCGGACACTTGCTCCAAGGTGACTTTGGGAATTCGTTTCGCTACGATATGCCTGCCTTGCCAATCGTGATGGAGAGGCTACCCGCGACATTTGAATTAGCGTTTGCCGCTATGCTCGTGGCAACCGTCATTTCCATCCCTCTAGGTATTCTCTCTGCAACTAAGCGTAATTCTTTCCTCGATGTCCTCTTTTCAGGAAGCTCCGTCTTAGGAAAAGCGATGCCACATTTTTGGCTGGGGATTATGCTCATTTTGTTGTTTGCGGTGGAGCTAAAGGTCTTACCGGTATCAGGGCGCGGCACCGTGGCGCACCTGGTCTTGCCTGCATTTACGTTGGGGACGGGGATCGCAGCTGAGATGACTCGCCTGATCCGCTCTAGCATGCTGGAGATTTTGAACCAGGATTACATCCGCACGGCTCGCAGCAAAGGCCTGCTTGAAACCATTGTGGTGTACAAGCATGCGTTGCGAAACTCGATGATTCCGGTCGTGACGATCATGGCGTTGCAGACTTCGACATTGATCGGGGGAACGTTGATTACCGAGACGATCTTCTCCTGGCCGGGAATGGGGCAGTTGATTATTCAGGCCGTCAATACGCGCGATATGGCCATTGTACAGGCAGCTGTTTTTGTCGTGGCATTCCTCGTCATCATCAGTAATCTGCTCGCGGATATTCTGTATCGTGTCCTGGACCCGCGTATCAAGTACAACTAA
- a CDS encoding ABC transporter substrate-binding protein, with product MKKRLAGIGLAAILALSTAMVGCSSQSSTTTAPKQEQTAQGTTTPAASDTGEKVLTFASGSDVVSFDIHDHNNTSTEAVHVNMFNYLVKKDKNQKVQPDLATSWEIVNDKTWRFKLREGVTFHNGDPFTAEDVKFTLERIAKDQKLLEYGNYKQIKEVKVIDPHTIEIITNESEPVLLNRLSRLGSSMLPSKYIKEKGWDEFLKNPVGTGPYKFQEWKRDDRLILVKNDQYFGDKPKWDKLVFRSIPEDATRVAELLTGGVDIAVNIPPSDMERVESNEGTHAMTGPTQRVMQLSLRTTPGTVTENPKVREAIDLAIDEKAIVDSILAGGGTPTRTRVTAGNFGADPELYGKSLYDPERAKQLLAEAGYANGVDITFSATSGRYLKDKETAELIQAMLAEVGIRAKLDLLEWSKFNETYKAKKFGEVFMISYANSMFDASLAFDRLTTERAKGESDYSNPEVDTLLKEAEKNMNREERAKQYVKVQNIIAEERPQIYMYQMNANFGVSDKINFEPRLDEMLFADEVTKK from the coding sequence ATGAAAAAGCGTTTAGCTGGAATTGGTCTTGCCGCCATTCTTGCATTGTCTACAGCAATGGTTGGTTGCAGCAGCCAATCGTCGACAACGACGGCACCAAAGCAGGAGCAAACTGCCCAAGGCACGACTACTCCTGCAGCGAGTGATACGGGTGAGAAAGTCCTTACGTTTGCTAGCGGAAGTGACGTCGTCAGCTTCGATATTCACGATCACAACAATACATCGACAGAAGCAGTCCATGTCAACATGTTCAACTATCTGGTGAAGAAGGATAAAAATCAAAAGGTTCAGCCTGATCTGGCCACCTCGTGGGAGATCGTCAACGATAAGACCTGGCGCTTCAAGCTGCGCGAAGGCGTAACCTTTCACAATGGAGACCCATTTACCGCAGAAGACGTGAAGTTTACGCTGGAGCGGATCGCCAAAGATCAAAAGCTTTTGGAGTACGGGAATTATAAGCAAATTAAAGAAGTGAAGGTCATTGACCCGCACACAATCGAGATCATTACGAACGAATCAGAGCCAGTGTTGCTAAACAGGCTCTCCCGCCTCGGTTCCAGCATGCTTCCTTCCAAGTACATCAAGGAAAAGGGCTGGGATGAATTCCTCAAGAATCCAGTCGGTACGGGGCCGTATAAATTCCAAGAATGGAAGCGTGACGATCGTCTGATCCTGGTGAAAAACGATCAGTATTTCGGCGACAAGCCTAAGTGGGACAAGCTCGTTTTCAGATCCATTCCTGAGGATGCGACTCGTGTGGCTGAACTGTTGACAGGTGGAGTAGACATCGCCGTAAACATTCCGCCGAGCGACATGGAGCGGGTCGAGAGCAACGAAGGAACGCACGCGATGACGGGCCCGACTCAGCGCGTCATGCAGCTGTCTTTGCGTACGACACCGGGAACGGTCACAGAAAATCCGAAAGTGCGTGAAGCGATCGACCTTGCCATTGACGAAAAAGCGATCGTGGACAGCATTTTGGCGGGTGGCGGTACTCCTACACGTACTCGCGTGACGGCAGGAAACTTTGGGGCCGATCCAGAGCTGTACGGCAAATCGCTCTACGATCCCGAACGTGCCAAACAACTCCTGGCAGAAGCCGGATACGCCAATGGTGTGGACATTACCTTCAGTGCTACTAGCGGTCGTTATTTAAAAGACAAGGAAACTGCCGAGCTGATTCAAGCGATGCTGGCAGAAGTCGGAATTCGCGCCAAGCTGGATCTGTTGGAATGGAGCAAGTTCAACGAGACGTACAAAGCGAAAAAATTTGGTGAAGTATTCATGATTTCCTACGCAAACTCCATGTTTGATGCTTCCCTGGCGTTTGACCGTCTGACGACCGAGCGTGCCAAAGGGGAGTCGGATTACAGCAATCCGGAGGTAGACACGCTGCTGAAGGAAGCGGAAAAGAACATGAACCGTGAAGAGCGTGCGAAACAGTATGTGAAGGTTCAAAATATCATCGCAGAAGAGCGTCCACAAATTTACATGTACCAAATGAATGCGAACTTCGGTGTAAGCGACAAAATCAATTTCGAACCTCGACTGGACGAAATGCTGTTCGCAGATGAGGTCACCAAGAAATAG
- a CDS encoding M20 metallopeptidase family protein yields MDHIPVLYRSSEILAKASSLKEEVTAWRRDFHQHPELGFEELRTSELVAKHLERLGLEVRRGVGRTGVVGLLRGRQPGPTIGLRADMDALPIQDQKEAAYRSTVPGKMHACGHDAHTSILMGAAQFLSQQVRPEKGNIAFVFQPAEEGLGGANEMIKDGLLSAYNIEAMAGLHVFPGMPTGQISAVRGVSCAAADRIRINIIGRGGHAAHPHQAIDSVAVTAEVLSALQHIASRQVNPLDPIVITIGKIQGGSASNVIAPEVELLGTVRTLNPALREQMPGKIEAVVQGVTMALGATYEFDYHFGYPSIVNDDQMVDRLLATSDEVLGEGKYQLVTPSMGGEDFSYYTEHVPGVFFRLGVGNPEKQTQYPLHHPMFDIDEDALPVGIAMLSALALNYLGK; encoded by the coding sequence ATGGACCATATCCCTGTTTTGTACCGTAGCTCCGAAATTCTTGCCAAAGCAAGCTCGCTCAAAGAGGAAGTAACCGCGTGGCGACGTGACTTTCACCAACACCCGGAGCTCGGCTTTGAGGAACTGCGCACGTCGGAGCTCGTGGCCAAACATTTGGAACGTTTGGGTCTTGAAGTGAGGCGCGGTGTGGGGCGTACGGGAGTCGTTGGCCTATTGCGAGGTCGACAGCCCGGACCAACAATCGGACTTCGCGCGGATATGGACGCATTACCTATTCAGGATCAAAAGGAAGCCGCCTATCGCTCTACTGTGCCGGGCAAGATGCACGCCTGTGGACATGATGCGCATACCAGTATCTTGATGGGGGCAGCTCAGTTTCTTTCCCAGCAGGTACGTCCTGAAAAAGGCAACATCGCGTTTGTTTTCCAGCCAGCGGAAGAGGGGCTTGGCGGAGCAAACGAGATGATCAAGGATGGGCTTTTGTCAGCGTATAACATCGAGGCGATGGCGGGACTTCACGTTTTTCCCGGAATGCCGACTGGACAGATTTCTGCTGTCCGCGGTGTAAGCTGTGCCGCAGCTGACCGAATTCGTATCAACATTATCGGGCGAGGTGGTCATGCTGCTCATCCTCACCAAGCGATCGATTCCGTTGCGGTTACGGCAGAAGTCCTTTCAGCTCTGCAGCATATCGCTAGCCGCCAAGTGAATCCACTCGATCCGATCGTCATCACCATCGGCAAAATCCAGGGGGGCAGCGCGAGCAATGTCATTGCGCCTGAGGTCGAGCTGCTGGGAACCGTCCGGACACTGAATCCAGCCCTGCGAGAACAAATGCCCGGTAAGATTGAAGCGGTTGTCCAGGGAGTGACGATGGCGCTAGGAGCTACATACGAGTTCGACTACCATTTCGGCTATCCATCCATCGTCAATGACGATCAAATGGTAGACCGGTTGCTGGCGACGTCCGATGAAGTTCTAGGTGAGGGAAAATACCAGCTGGTGACACCGTCTATGGGTGGTGAGGATTTTTCGTACTACACCGAGCACGTTCCGGGAGTATTTTTCCGTCTGGGTGTTGGCAATCCGGAGAAACAAACGCAGTATCCTCTGCATCACCCGATGTTCGATATTGATGAGGATGCCCTTCCAGTCGGCATCGCCATGCTTTCCGCGCTAGCCTTGAACTACCTAGGCAAATGA
- a CDS encoding M20 family metallopeptidase — protein sequence MQDVYAFIEENRETYIRWLQEICQQPSVAAQNRGMKETANMVEQFISQIGGESKQLETSGFPVVYGEFSGESEKILSFYNHYDVQPEDPLDLWESPPFGAEIRDGRMYARGVADNKGNLMARLAAVHAYTQVRGKLPTRVKFIVEGEEEIGSVHLEEFVEKYRDVIQADGCIWEFGYKNADGRPQVSLGVKGMCYVELVCKGANTDLHSANAAIIENPAWRLLWALNTLKTPDEKIQIKGFYDKVATLNEDDAAMIDQMIYNEESTLEQLGLKSFLLDLTGIPLKEKLIFQPTCTVCGLVSGYTGTGSKTVLPAEARVKLDFRLVPDQDPHEIFTLLRKHLDEHGFSDIEMEGYTLEHPARTPFNNPLTRAVVNTVKDIYGMEPTIMPMSPGTGPMYILCQDLGIPAVSVGVGNFASNNHAPNENVIIEDYIQGIKHMAAIFEEFAKEA from the coding sequence GTGCAGGACGTGTATGCATTCATCGAAGAGAATAGGGAGACTTATATTCGCTGGCTTCAGGAGATTTGCCAACAACCGAGTGTCGCAGCACAAAACCGCGGCATGAAAGAGACAGCCAATATGGTCGAGCAGTTTATCAGTCAGATCGGTGGGGAGTCAAAACAACTAGAAACGTCCGGCTTTCCAGTAGTTTACGGGGAGTTTTCCGGGGAGAGCGAGAAGATCCTGTCCTTTTACAATCATTATGATGTGCAACCGGAAGATCCACTCGATCTGTGGGAGTCACCTCCCTTTGGAGCAGAAATCCGCGATGGCCGCATGTACGCCCGTGGTGTGGCGGACAACAAAGGAAATCTCATGGCCCGACTTGCCGCCGTTCATGCTTATACACAAGTAAGAGGAAAGCTGCCTACTCGCGTCAAGTTCATCGTAGAAGGGGAAGAAGAGATCGGCAGTGTTCACTTGGAAGAGTTTGTGGAAAAGTACCGTGATGTCATCCAGGCTGACGGCTGTATCTGGGAGTTTGGCTATAAAAATGCGGACGGTCGCCCGCAGGTTAGCCTTGGGGTAAAAGGAATGTGTTATGTGGAGCTGGTATGTAAGGGCGCCAACACAGACCTGCATTCTGCCAATGCGGCGATTATCGAGAATCCTGCCTGGAGATTGCTTTGGGCACTAAATACATTGAAAACACCGGATGAGAAGATTCAAATCAAAGGATTTTACGACAAGGTAGCGACATTAAATGAAGACGATGCTGCCATGATCGACCAGATGATCTACAACGAGGAAAGCACATTGGAACAGCTGGGGTTGAAGTCGTTCTTGCTTGACTTGACAGGGATTCCCCTCAAAGAAAAACTGATCTTTCAACCGACGTGTACCGTGTGCGGCCTGGTTTCAGGTTATACCGGCACCGGATCCAAGACGGTTTTGCCTGCAGAAGCAAGAGTCAAACTGGACTTCCGTCTGGTACCAGACCAAGACCCACATGAAATCTTCACTTTGCTGCGAAAACATTTGGACGAGCACGGGTTTTCGGATATCGAAATGGAGGGCTATACGCTGGAGCATCCAGCCCGCACACCTTTCAACAATCCATTGACTCGCGCGGTGGTAAATACGGTGAAAGACATCTATGGCATGGAGCCGACGATTATGCCGATGTCTCCCGGGACAGGCCCGATGTACATACTCTGCCAGGATTTGGGTATCCCTGCTGTGTCGGTGGGCGTGGGCAATTTCGCATCGAATAACCATGCTCCAAACGAGAATGTCATCATCGAAGACTATATTCAAGGAATCAAGCACATGGCCGCCATATTCGAAGAGTTCGCCAAGGAGGCATAA